CATGcattaatatttcaaaaaatgaaggTTTAACAAAACCATGACATACCACAAGAAATGTGGTAATAATTTTGCTACTGACTTTCAGTTGTGAAAAACTGGATGAGTATCACCTTTGATTCTTTAGATGTCTCATAGGAGATGTATCATGTTCCTTCCTGTCTCATCTAGATTGTGGCCTTATGAACTGTCTTTACTGTCATGTATCTGTATATGTTTAGAAGTCTAATTGCTTTCCATGTAAAGGAATATGGGAATGGAGGTCTGCTGCACTCTAGGTATGCTGGAGAAGCAGCAAGCTTTAGAGCTCAAAAGGGCAGGTCTTACTGCTTACAACCATAATCTTGACACATCAAGGGAGTATTACCCCAATATTATAACCACGAGGACATATGATGAACGCCTGGAAACCCTGAAATATGTCCGCGAAGCAGGAATAAATGTCTGTTCAGGTACTTCCATCCACCATGGTGATTGGTTTTCTTAAAATACcagagctctctctctctctctctctctctctctttctctcgctCTCTATCTCTATATCTATTTTTTGTGTCTGACAAAACATAGAAACAACCATTGCTCTTTTTTCAGAAAACCACTAGTTAATTGCTGCATGCTGCATTTGGGAGGATCTAATGAGTTGTTTGCTATGCTATTTGAGGACTCAACTTGCAGAAATATGTGAAAACTAGTTACTTAAATGTTTCAACCTTCCACAGTAATTAAATCACTCAGAAACAGGGATGAATCCATTTTATCATTGCCTTGGAAGTATGAGGTGGTAATGTGACAAATTCAGATTGTTATGTGATATTTATAGTCATGTTTATAGTCATCATATTTATAGTCATGTGGTATAAGGCCATCCACAATAAAGATTGTCCATCGAGAACATGCTGGACTTTCTGATAATTGTTGATCACCAGGAATAGTGACAGAATTTGGTTACCATCGAATTTAAAGTGTTGTCTCGAGTTGTTGAATGGACTTCTGATGTAGGATCTCCTATCATGCTTATTAAAAAgaatttgagatttgcattgtctCAATGGGATTTTTTAATAACTCTAGGTTTTGTAGATTactattttttccttctttttcccataaTTGTTCATCAAATCATCTTTCTAAGATTTTAAACCTGTTATTAGTGCTTCTAAACAACAGGAGTATGAATTGTACCTATCATATGGTCTTTGAGAATCACCACCTGTGAATGGTTTTGTCATGCATTTGTCAGTTGCAATAAGTGGGATGAAGTTCTCCAGAGATTAGTTATGTAGAGATGtagtaaaataattttcataTGATTTAATACTAAAGGTAGATTCGGATTATAGACACAGTAAATTTTGAAAGCTACATAGGTGATAGACAACATTCAGATATTTGAGAAGTTCACAATTTTCACTTGTGCTAAACAAATCTGACATCAATTAAGATATTGTCATTAGAAACAACTGTGAAATTCTCTCTATCGATTTAATCCATTTGTACTGCTGACACACTAGAAAAACTATAATTTCTCTTAATGCTTGTTGCCTTTCAGAGTCTATCAATCTTGGACCTATATGCTAAACAGCTAGCTGCATTTTCTGATATATAAATTACACAGCCGTTTACATGGACAAAAGCTTACTGAGTCAACATATACAATGTTCTTGTTCCTAGTCTGTTAGAAACTGGACTTTGGCATGATGCAAAATTTTAAGATTATTTCTAAGCCCCTCAATTTCTGTCAATAGGAGGAATAATAGGACTTGGAGAAGCAGAGGAGGACCGAGTGGGTTTGTTACATACACTAGCTACTCTTCCTACTCACCCGGAGAGTGTTCCCATCAATGCACTTCTTGCAGTAAAGGGGACACCACTCCAGGATCAAAAGGTACTCCGTACTCCATAGGCTTTGAAGTTGTTGAAGCTGTGCCAGAGTAGAGACGTTCATCGTGCTATGTTTCTTGCATTTGTCATCTTTTATATCCAAGCTACATTATATATGGTTGCTTATGTGGCTTCACTTCTCACCTACAGTGGTGATTTACCTCTAACAAATATTGACTTCACCTAGGATATTGTTATCTGGCATAATACGTACTATATAAAACATAAAGGAGGAAGTATCATGGCTAAGCTGTAAACATGTGAGCATCTCTGAGCATGGTTAATAAAGACAAGAAAGTTGCACTACCTGTCATGGAAATTACAGGAAATATTAATTTATGCATTTGAAAGTCATTCTTGAGCATTTCCCAGAATCTTCATATGGTTGACAAAATTTATATTAGTGGCACAATGGTTGCCAAACACATTATTCCAAATATTATGCTGGTTGACTAGACTAGGTACCTCCGTGCTGTCTTGCTGTTAAAAATTCTAGAAACCAGTGATTGCTTCAGATAATTGTAAAGCATGTTATTGATGCATGCATTCAACTTTCATTCATGTTGTATAAGCAACAGTTTTGTTTAGCACTTGATCGAGCACATTATCTTCCATGAAACTCTTGCCACAAAATTTGGAGATCTGGTTTAACTTTTGTTTTATGTCTCTCTTAAATCAGCCTGTTGAAATATGGGAGATGATTCGGATGATTGCAACTGCTCGTATAATAATGCCAAAAGCAATGGTCAGGCTTTCAGCTGGCAGAGTTCGGTTTTCTATTCCAGAGCAGGCTCTATGTTTTCTTGCTGGTgcaaattccatttttaccGGCGAGAAATTGTTAACAACACCAAATAATGATTATGATGCTGATCAATATATGTTTAAGCTGCTTGGACTAATTCCAAAAGCTCCAGACTCGTCCGAGCTTGCATTGAAGGATGTTGAAGCCGAGGATATCGAAGAAGTAATTTCTTCTTCAGGTTAAGATTTGCTAGATCAAACAGGgagtttaaaattaaaaaactagttTAGTTGTCGCAGCTTCTGTCTTGAACCTAGAGATGAAACTTGATCTTTTTCAACCCGGGAATTCAATCTTGTATTTCCCTTAACAAGGAGAAAAAAGGTTGAACATCAAtgctctgtt
This Coffea arabica cultivar ET-39 chromosome 3e, Coffea Arabica ET-39 HiFi, whole genome shotgun sequence DNA region includes the following protein-coding sequences:
- the LOC113736656 gene encoding biotin synthase, mitochondrial-like translates to MISKIRLIGRPLSAAVLAQPQLPTYSNCYSTLVSPSATTASSSAAAIEAERSIRDGPRNDWSRDEIKSIYDSPLLDLLFHGAQVHRHAQNFREVQQCTLLSIKTGGCSEDCSYCPQSSRYDTGLKAQKLMNKDAVLEAATKAKEAGSMRFCMGAAWRDTIGRKTNFNQILEYVKEIRNMGMEVCCTLGMLEKQQALELKRAGLTAYNHNLDTSREYYPNIITTRTYDERLETLKYVREAGINVCSGGIIGLGEAEEDRVGLLHTLATLPTHPESVPINALLAVKGTPLQDQKPVEIWEMIRMIATARIIMPKAMVRLSAGRVRFSIPEQALCFLAGANSIFTGEKLLTTPNNDYDADQYMFKLLGLIPKAPDSSELALKDVEAEDIEEVISSSG